Proteins co-encoded in one Nonlabens agnitus genomic window:
- the katG gene encoding catalase/peroxidase HPI — MKHIDNPENLEKCPFRGTRIGGAIGSAPRTDDWWPNRLQVDLLHQEQPISNPLSDEDYKEKFNQIDFQELKKDIKNALTDSQDWWPADYNNYGPQMIRMAWHSAGTYRIADGRGGAAQGMQRFAPINSWWDNGNIDKSRRLMWPIKKKYGSALSWADLIILTGNCALEIMNFPTFGFAGGRRDAWEPDRSTYWGPEFWDGKPFDESQTGGDRKGHPGEMVNANLRWVGGPKEEYHDLENPLAATHSNLIYVNPEGPGGNMDPTDSARNIRESFKRMAMNDEETVALIAGGHAFGKSHGAVPAEKIGAAPEAAGIEEQGFGWHNPVGTGNAEFTSTNGIEGSWTPNPTNWDNDYLINLFKYDWKQKKSPAGAGQWTPIDPDAPKTPDAHIDGKMDDLMMMTSDIALKVDPEYRKVCEKFMSDFDYFTTAFSKAWYKLTHRDMGPKDRYLGPEVPEEDLLWQDPVPALDHELVNDRDIEDLKNQIIASGLSISALVSAAWSSAAVYRHSDKRGGANGARIALEPQNNWEVNRPAELNQVLQKLKEIKNNFNSSQSGNKKVSLADLIVLGGCVAIEKAANDAGTHVKVPFTPGRMDTTQELTDVESFDWLQPVSDGFRNYHNNKVGYHTSSERIFLDRAQLLNLSAPEWTVLVGGLRVLDQNFDHSKHGVFTERPEQLTNDFFQVITSMDYEWKPKSSSKMLFDINSRANGETKYTATRCDLVFGSNAQLRNIAEVYATDDAQERFVHDFVKAWDKVMMLDRYDVKND, encoded by the coding sequence ATGAAACACATTGACAACCCAGAGAACTTAGAGAAATGTCCTTTTCGTGGTACCAGAATTGGTGGTGCTATAGGCTCTGCACCTAGAACAGACGACTGGTGGCCCAACCGATTACAAGTTGATCTATTACACCAGGAACAACCCATATCGAATCCCTTAAGCGATGAAGACTATAAAGAGAAATTCAACCAGATCGATTTTCAAGAATTAAAGAAAGACATTAAAAATGCTCTAACAGATTCTCAAGACTGGTGGCCTGCAGATTACAACAACTACGGTCCTCAAATGATTCGTATGGCCTGGCACTCTGCTGGTACCTACCGCATCGCAGACGGTCGTGGCGGCGCCGCACAAGGAATGCAGCGTTTTGCTCCTATCAATTCCTGGTGGGACAATGGTAATATTGATAAGTCACGTAGACTGATGTGGCCTATTAAGAAAAAATACGGATCTGCTCTTTCCTGGGCTGATTTGATCATCCTAACAGGTAACTGTGCCCTAGAAATCATGAACTTTCCAACTTTTGGTTTTGCAGGTGGTCGTCGTGATGCGTGGGAACCAGATCGCAGTACCTATTGGGGACCAGAATTTTGGGATGGAAAACCTTTTGATGAATCACAAACAGGTGGAGATCGTAAGGGTCATCCAGGTGAAATGGTGAATGCTAACTTGCGCTGGGTAGGTGGACCTAAAGAAGAATATCACGATCTTGAAAACCCACTTGCAGCGACGCACTCTAATTTGATTTATGTAAACCCAGAAGGTCCAGGCGGTAACATGGATCCTACGGATAGTGCTCGTAATATTAGAGAATCATTCAAGCGCATGGCTATGAATGATGAAGAAACAGTTGCCCTAATTGCAGGTGGACACGCATTTGGTAAAAGTCATGGTGCCGTGCCGGCAGAAAAAATAGGTGCTGCTCCAGAAGCCGCTGGTATTGAAGAACAAGGCTTTGGATGGCATAATCCAGTGGGAACAGGAAATGCAGAGTTTACCAGTACCAACGGTATTGAAGGTTCATGGACGCCTAACCCAACCAATTGGGATAATGATTATTTGATCAATCTATTTAAGTATGATTGGAAGCAAAAGAAAAGTCCAGCCGGTGCAGGTCAGTGGACACCTATAGATCCTGACGCTCCTAAAACTCCAGATGCCCACATTGATGGCAAGATGGACGACTTGATGATGATGACCTCAGATATCGCGCTTAAAGTGGATCCAGAGTATCGCAAGGTTTGTGAGAAATTCATGAGCGATTTTGACTATTTCACGACAGCCTTTTCTAAAGCTTGGTACAAACTAACGCACCGCGACATGGGACCTAAAGATCGTTATCTAGGTCCAGAGGTTCCAGAAGAAGACTTGTTATGGCAAGATCCTGTTCCGGCTTTGGATCATGAACTGGTCAATGATCGCGACATAGAAGACTTAAAGAATCAGATAATAGCCAGTGGACTCAGTATTTCGGCATTGGTATCTGCAGCTTGGTCCTCTGCCGCAGTATATCGTCATTCTGATAAGCGCGGTGGCGCTAATGGTGCTCGTATTGCACTAGAACCACAGAATAACTGGGAAGTCAATCGTCCAGCAGAATTAAATCAAGTGCTCCAAAAATTAAAGGAAATTAAAAATAACTTCAACTCCAGTCAGTCTGGTAATAAAAAAGTTTCACTTGCAGATCTTATCGTTTTAGGAGGTTGCGTCGCTATTGAAAAAGCAGCTAATGATGCTGGTACTCATGTAAAAGTACCTTTTACTCCTGGACGTATGGATACGACTCAAGAGCTGACAGATGTGGAAAGCTTTGACTGGTTACAACCTGTTTCTGATGGATTTAGAAACTACCATAACAACAAAGTAGGTTATCACACATCTTCAGAGCGCATCTTCTTGGATAGAGCTCAATTGTTGAATTTAAGTGCTCCAGAATGGACCGTTTTAGTAGGTGGTTTGCGTGTGCTGGATCAAAATTTTGATCACTCTAAACATGGTGTTTTCACAGAAAGACCAGAACAATTGACAAACGACTTTTTCCAAGTCATTACCAGTATGGACTATGAATGGAAGCCTAAGAGTTCCAGCAAAATGCTCTTTGACATCAATAGCAGAGCGAACGGCGAGACCAAATATACCGCGACACGATGCGATCTTGTTTTTGGCTCCAACGCACAGCTGCGCAACATAGCAGAGGTTTATGCCACTGATGATGCACAGGAGCGATTTGTGCACGACTTTGTCAAAGCTTGGGACAAAGTCATGATGCTGGATCGTTATGACGTCAAAAACGATTGA